From one Cyanobacterium stanieri PCC 7202 genomic stretch:
- a CDS encoding molybdenum cofactor synthesis domain protein (PFAM: Probable molybdopterin binding domain~TIGRFAM: molybdenum cofactor synthesis domain~COGs: COG0521 Molybdopterin biosynthesis protein~InterPro IPR008284:IPR001453:IPR020817:IPR012245~KEGG: cyt:cce_1598 molybdenum cofactor biosynthesis protein B~PFAM: molybdopterin binding domain~SPTR: Molybdopterin biosynthesis protein;~TIGRFAM: molybdenum cofactor synthesis domain protein): MVIPHEDKKFIIVNCGIITISDTRNFESDKSGKIIKEKLSEKQHNISFYQIVKDDPEQIKSLINKLVKEETIDILILNGGTGIAPRDNTFDVLEKLLDKKIPGFGELFRYLSYQEIGSRAMVSRAIAGIYKNKIIFSLPGSSNAVKLGMDKLILPELNHLISQLSSS; the protein is encoded by the coding sequence ATGGTAATTCCCCATGAAGACAAGAAATTTATCATAGTTAATTGCGGTATTATTACTATTAGTGATACCCGTAATTTTGAAAGTGATAAAAGTGGCAAAATAATCAAAGAAAAACTATCAGAAAAACAGCATAATATATCTTTTTATCAAATAGTTAAAGATGATCCTGAGCAGATAAAATCTTTAATAAACAAGTTAGTAAAAGAAGAAACTATAGATATATTGATTTTGAATGGAGGAACAGGTATAGCTCCACGAGATAATACTTTTGATGTTCTTGAGAAACTTTTAGATAAAAAAATACCGGGATTTGGTGAACTTTTTCGCTATCTTTCCTATCAAGAAATTGGCTCTCGGGCAATGGTTTCAAGGGCGATCGCAGGTATATATAAAAATAAAATAATCTTTTCCTTACCCGGATCTAGTAACGCTGTAAAATTAGGGATGGACAAATTAATTTTACCCGAATTAAACCACTTAATATCTCAACTCTCCTCATCCTAA
- a CDS encoding SpoIID/LytB domain protein (PFAM: Stage II sporulation protein~TIGRFAM: SpoIID/LytB domain~COGs: COG2385 Sporulation protein and related protein~InterPro IPR013693:IPR013486~KEGG: cyh:Cyan8802_1392 SpoIID/LytB domain protein~PFAM: Stage II sporulation protein D~SPTR: SpoIID/LytB domain protein;~TIGRFAM: SpoIID/LytB domain protein) — MWKKLNLKLTSKLGIFAFFWMILFANPAQAALELRVMVRKSANNLAVGSSTPAVVRDGNGRTLGQVAARNSFNTRINGSNVNLGQWNSNRIWLEPTGDGVVWIGDTWYRGRVLLVREGNGVTAINYVDMEEYLYSVVGAEAVPSWPQEALKAQAVAARSYALHQRNNSRNALYDLDTTTRTQVYKGLTSEYTTTHQAVRATANQVMTYNGQVILAVFHSSSGGHTENVEDVWTSPLPYLRGVVDYDQTSPVFSWNKTVNPSQVSSAVGGVGNIRSMVPERTTPQGRIVSMRVVGDSSTRSVRGADLRQALDLRSTLFRVSLGNGGVQVSGRGFGHGIGLSQWGTYYLAQNGINYQQILAHYYQNARLSRLQTR; from the coding sequence ATGTGGAAAAAATTGAACCTTAAATTAACATCTAAACTAGGAATTTTCGCCTTTTTCTGGATGATACTCTTTGCTAACCCCGCCCAAGCCGCCCTAGAATTGAGGGTAATGGTGCGCAAAAGTGCCAATAATTTAGCGGTGGGAAGTTCTACCCCTGCGGTAGTTAGAGATGGCAATGGAAGAACATTGGGGCAGGTGGCCGCCAGAAATTCCTTTAATACTCGCATCAATGGAAGTAATGTTAATTTAGGTCAATGGAACTCTAATAGAATTTGGTTAGAACCCACAGGAGACGGTGTAGTCTGGATTGGAGATACTTGGTACCGAGGTAGAGTCTTATTAGTCAGAGAAGGTAATGGAGTAACCGCCATTAACTATGTAGACATGGAAGAATATTTATATAGTGTCGTTGGTGCAGAAGCGGTACCCAGTTGGCCCCAAGAAGCGCTCAAAGCCCAAGCCGTGGCCGCCCGTAGCTATGCCCTCCATCAAAGAAACAACTCTCGTAATGCTTTGTATGACCTTGACACTACCACAAGAACCCAAGTATATAAAGGATTGACCAGTGAATATACCACCACCCACCAAGCCGTTAGAGCCACAGCCAATCAAGTAATGACCTATAATGGACAGGTGATTTTAGCGGTGTTTCATTCCTCTTCAGGAGGACACACCGAAAATGTAGAAGATGTTTGGACTTCTCCCCTGCCCTACCTTCGAGGTGTAGTGGATTATGATCAAACTTCCCCCGTTTTTTCTTGGAATAAAACCGTTAATCCTAGTCAAGTTAGTAGTGCCGTGGGAGGAGTGGGCAATATACGCTCCATGGTACCAGAACGAACCACTCCCCAAGGTAGAATAGTATCTATGCGAGTGGTGGGGGATTCTAGCACCCGTAGCGTCAGGGGTGCAGATTTGAGACAGGCGTTAGATTTACGCAGCACTCTTTTCCGTGTATCCCTTGGTAATGGAGGGGTGCAGGTGTCTGGTAGAGGTTTTGGGCATGGCATCGGCTTAAGTCAATGGGGTACTTATTATTTAGCTCAAAATGGAATTAATTATCAGCAAATTTTGGCACATTATTACCAAAATGCTCGACTTTCTCGACTACAAACCAGATAA
- a CDS encoding protein of unknown function DUF255 (PFAM: Protein of unknown function, DUF255~COGs: COG1331 Highly conserved protein containing a thioredoxin domain~InterPro IPR000834~KEGG: cyc:PCC7424_0938 protein of unknown function DUF255~SPTR: Putative uncharacterized protein), giving the protein MTNNLVNAQSLYLRKHAHNPINWYPWGEEALNKAKQEQKPIFLSIGYSSCHWCTVMEGEAFSDGAIADYLNQNFIAIKVDREERPDIDSIYMQGLQMMTGQGGWPLNIFLTPHDLVPFYGGTYFPLEPRYGRPGFLQILESIHNFYHQQTDKLNALKEEIVSILENNINLNPSIENHLNTKLLIQGLEKNSQILGRNEYGGPRFPMMPYSNTTLTAIHTLPPETAQKAHQLGIQRGIDLVNGGIYDHVGGGFHRYTVDSTWTVPHFEKMLYDNGLIMEFLANLWSSGKENPQYHIACEGTLQWLEREMVAPEGYFYSAQDADNFGNIQDEEPEEGEFYVWHYLDLQQILSHEELIALQEVFTISNEGNFEGKNVLQKHPDKAITPMVKNALDKLFTMRYGQTPERLTTFPPARNNHEAKSLEWLGRIPPVTDTKMIVAWNSLMISGLARAYGVFKNEKYLELAESAVKFILKNQWENQRLYRLNYGNKVSVLAQSEDYAFLVKALLDLQQNSLNAGNYWLEKAIKVQQEFDDYCYDQKNGGYYNNAYDNSSDLLIKEKGYIDNATPSPNGVAVANLLRLGLMTDNLDYFEKAEQTLKIFADKMVNSPVSCPSLFIGLKWFLDGSSVKSNVQLLEDLNKLYLPSFVPCISKDIPSGSVGLVCRGLSCLEPAVSKEQIVQQLKTEVGN; this is encoded by the coding sequence ATGACTAATAACCTTGTTAATGCCCAAAGTTTATACCTCCGTAAACACGCCCATAACCCTATTAACTGGTATCCTTGGGGGGAGGAAGCCCTTAACAAAGCCAAGCAAGAGCAAAAACCCATTTTTCTTTCTATCGGTTATTCTAGCTGTCATTGGTGTACTGTTATGGAGGGAGAGGCTTTTTCTGATGGTGCGATCGCAGATTACCTCAATCAAAACTTTATCGCCATCAAAGTAGATAGAGAAGAGCGCCCCGACATAGATAGTATCTATATGCAAGGATTACAGATGATGACAGGGCAAGGAGGATGGCCCCTCAATATCTTCCTTACCCCCCATGACTTAGTACCCTTTTATGGTGGTACATATTTTCCCCTCGAACCCCGTTACGGGCGGCCCGGTTTTTTACAAATCCTCGAATCTATCCATAACTTTTATCATCAACAAACCGATAAACTCAACGCCCTCAAAGAAGAAATAGTCAGCATTCTTGAAAATAATATCAACCTCAACCCTAGCATCGAGAATCATCTTAATACCAAACTTTTGATCCAAGGATTAGAGAAAAATAGTCAAATCCTCGGGCGTAACGAATACGGCGGGCCTCGTTTTCCCATGATGCCCTACAGCAATACCACCCTCACCGCCATTCATACCCTTCCCCCTGAAACAGCCCAAAAAGCCCACCAACTCGGTATTCAAAGGGGAATAGACTTAGTAAATGGAGGTATCTATGATCATGTAGGGGGAGGTTTTCATCGCTATACAGTGGACTCCACTTGGACAGTTCCCCATTTTGAAAAAATGCTCTATGATAATGGCTTAATCATGGAATTTCTTGCCAATCTTTGGAGTAGCGGTAAGGAAAATCCTCAATATCACATTGCCTGTGAAGGCACATTACAATGGTTAGAAAGGGAAATGGTGGCGCCTGAAGGTTATTTTTATAGCGCCCAAGATGCGGATAACTTCGGAAACATTCAAGATGAAGAACCAGAGGAGGGAGAATTTTATGTTTGGCATTACCTTGATTTGCAACAAATTCTCTCCCATGAGGAATTAATCGCTCTCCAAGAAGTTTTTACCATCAGTAATGAGGGGAATTTTGAAGGGAAAAATGTTCTCCAAAAACATCCTGACAAAGCCATTACTCCCATGGTGAAAAATGCCCTTGATAAACTTTTTACCATGCGTTACGGACAAACACCAGAGCGACTCACTACTTTTCCCCCTGCCCGTAACAACCATGAAGCTAAATCCTTAGAGTGGTTAGGACGTATTCCTCCCGTCACCGATACAAAAATGATTGTGGCGTGGAATAGTTTAATGATTTCAGGATTGGCAAGGGCTTATGGCGTATTTAAAAATGAAAAATATTTGGAATTAGCGGAGAGTGCTGTTAAATTTATTCTCAAAAATCAATGGGAAAATCAAAGATTATATCGCTTAAATTATGGTAATAAAGTTAGTGTATTGGCTCAGTCGGAAGACTATGCTTTTTTAGTTAAAGCCCTGCTAGATTTACAACAAAATTCTTTGAATGCAGGAAATTATTGGTTAGAAAAAGCCATTAAAGTACAACAAGAATTTGATGATTATTGTTATGACCAAAAAAATGGCGGTTATTATAATAATGCTTATGATAATAGTAGTGATTTATTAATTAAGGAAAAGGGCTATATCGATAACGCTACTCCTTCTCCGAATGGTGTGGCAGTGGCTAATCTACTAAGACTAGGTTTGATGACTGATAACCTTGATTATTTTGAAAAGGCGGAACAAACTTTAAAAATATTTGCTGATAAAATGGTCAATTCTCCTGTTAGTTGCCCTAGTTTATTTATTGGTTTAAAATGGTTTTTGGATGGTAGTAGTGTTAAAAGTAATGTTCAACTTTTAGAGGATTTAAATAAGTTATATTTACCTAGTTTTGTTCCTTGTATTAGTAAGGATATTCCTAGTGGTAGTGTTGGTTTGGTATGTCGTGGTTTATCTTGTTTAGAACCTGCTGTTAGTAAAGAACAAATCGTTCAACAGTTAAAAACTGAAGTAGGTAATTGA